In a single window of the Nocardioides sp. L-11A genome:
- a CDS encoding mycofactocin-coupled SDR family oxidoreductase, translating into MGRVTQKIALITGAGRGQGRAHAVRLAEEGASIIAFDICAPVASVTYPMATPEDLEETCALVRAAGGRAHAAQVDVRDFDRLARELAAGIDALGGLDIVVANAGIASYAPGHEITEAAWQEMIDINLTGTWHTVKAAVPHLVAGGRGGSIVLTSSAAGLQGTPNLAHYVAAKHGVTGLMRTFANELAPHWIRVNSVHPTQVDTPMIMNDEIFRMFRPDLAAPGRDDIVEVSTATNALPVPWVESSDVANAVLFLASDEARYITGVALPVDAGILAKV; encoded by the coding sequence ATGGGCCGTGTCACCCAGAAGATCGCACTCATCACCGGTGCCGGCCGCGGCCAGGGCCGCGCCCACGCGGTCCGGCTGGCCGAGGAGGGCGCGTCGATCATCGCCTTCGACATCTGTGCTCCGGTCGCCTCGGTGACCTATCCCATGGCGACGCCGGAGGATCTCGAGGAGACCTGTGCGCTGGTGCGCGCGGCCGGCGGCCGCGCGCACGCGGCCCAGGTCGACGTCCGCGACTTCGACCGGCTCGCCCGAGAGCTGGCGGCCGGCATCGACGCGCTCGGCGGGCTCGACATCGTCGTGGCCAACGCCGGCATCGCCAGCTATGCGCCCGGCCACGAGATCACCGAGGCCGCCTGGCAGGAGATGATCGACATCAACCTGACCGGCACCTGGCACACCGTCAAAGCGGCGGTCCCGCACCTCGTCGCGGGCGGACGGGGCGGCTCGATCGTGCTGACCAGCTCGGCCGCCGGACTCCAGGGCACGCCCAACCTCGCCCACTATGTGGCGGCCAAGCACGGCGTGACGGGCCTGATGCGGACCTTCGCGAACGAGCTGGCGCCGCACTGGATCCGCGTCAACAGCGTGCATCCCACCCAGGTCGACACCCCGATGATCATGAACGACGAGATCTTCCGGATGTTCCGGCCCGACCTGGCGGCGCCCGGACGCGACGACATCGTCGAGGTGTCCACCGCGACCAACGCACTCCCGGTCCCCTGGGTCGAGTCGAGCGACGTCGCCAACGCGGTCCTCTTCCTCGCCTCCGACGAGGCGCGCTACATCACCGGCGTGGCCCTGCCCGTCGACGCGGGGATCCTGGCGAAGGTGTAG
- a CDS encoding serine/threonine protein kinase gives MRTPSRFARVLTATLGSIAVAAVAACGDVRVTEHEVPPDDALDLPIAVRPADPGLRSVMWVGNNWDGTASIVDAESLEVLKRGVNLIPDKTQETLDIFKDPVATVFYLAINAGPGQGHNQYVDDMFTTMDGKYLAVSRPSFADVVWIDIAKATAGRTDSIVREQQMDGFRTDHMQVSNDGRRLLVSDSTKRQVIEYSMVDETLPGGRVVRLGDRLRTFPSGETPHESNYTEDGERILHASIGRVYTPLDDLDPRDGELLGLPLNRLALNLLGLDRLLGRLPWAELEKAVKGDRWLQYVAADDFEVLERWDMAHELAEAGHPGMSGAVRPVAVHPNGRLLYLQVSFLHGYVVFDTEAADLDGTSDYALGGISEPATGAVVDVVQLENRVPGMLREAYVNDSAHHGLSISADGETLCAAGTMDDYAALVDAATGEATYFDETTTGHGYGKPYWTTEGLNETCWVSLSDDDAVAVLSTDTREELAYLPVGNHPQRVRHGYVPESVVSTW, from the coding sequence ATGCGCACGCCCTCCCGGTTCGCCCGCGTCCTCACCGCCACCCTCGGCAGCATCGCCGTCGCCGCCGTCGCGGCCTGCGGCGACGTCCGGGTCACCGAGCACGAGGTGCCGCCGGACGACGCCCTCGACCTGCCGATCGCCGTCCGTCCGGCCGACCCCGGACTCCGCTCGGTGATGTGGGTCGGCAACAACTGGGACGGGACGGCGAGCATCGTCGACGCCGAATCCCTAGAGGTGCTCAAGCGCGGGGTCAACCTGATCCCGGACAAGACCCAGGAGACGCTGGACATCTTCAAGGACCCGGTCGCGACGGTGTTCTACCTCGCCATCAACGCCGGCCCGGGCCAGGGGCACAACCAGTACGTCGACGACATGTTCACGACGATGGACGGGAAGTACCTCGCCGTCTCCCGGCCCAGCTTCGCCGACGTGGTGTGGATCGACATCGCCAAGGCGACGGCGGGGCGGACCGACTCGATCGTGCGCGAGCAGCAGATGGACGGCTTCCGCACCGACCACATGCAGGTCTCCAACGACGGACGCCGGCTGCTCGTGTCCGACTCGACCAAGCGCCAGGTGATCGAGTACTCCATGGTCGACGAGACGCTCCCCGGCGGGAGGGTGGTCCGGCTCGGCGACCGACTGCGCACCTTCCCCTCGGGCGAGACGCCCCACGAGAGCAACTACACCGAGGACGGCGAGCGCATCCTGCACGCGTCCATCGGTCGCGTCTACACGCCCCTCGACGACCTCGACCCGCGCGACGGCGAGCTCCTCGGCCTGCCCCTCAACCGGCTCGCGCTCAACCTCCTCGGCCTGGACCGGCTGCTCGGGCGGCTGCCGTGGGCCGAGCTGGAGAAGGCCGTCAAGGGCGACCGCTGGCTGCAGTACGTCGCGGCCGACGACTTCGAGGTGCTCGAGCGCTGGGACATGGCCCACGAGCTCGCGGAGGCCGGGCATCCCGGCATGAGCGGCGCGGTGCGGCCGGTCGCGGTGCACCCCAACGGACGCCTGCTCTACCTCCAGGTCTCCTTCCTGCACGGCTACGTCGTCTTCGACACCGAGGCGGCCGACCTCGACGGCACCAGCGACTACGCCCTCGGCGGGATCTCGGAGCCCGCCACGGGCGCCGTGGTCGACGTCGTCCAGCTGGAGAACCGGGTCCCCGGCATGCTCCGCGAGGCCTATGTCAACGACTCCGCCCACCACGGGCTGTCGATCAGCGCCGACGGCGAGACCCTGTGCGCCGCCGGCACCATGGACGACTACGCCGCGCTGGTGGATGCCGCGACCGGCGAGGCGACGTACTTCGACGAGACGACGACGGGTCACGGGTACGGCAAGCCGTACTGGACGACCGAGGGTCTCAACGAGACCTGCTGGGTGTCCTTGTCGGACGACGACGCCGTCGCCGTGCTGTCCACGGACACCCGCGAGGAGCTCGCCTATCTCCCCGTCGGCAACCACCCGCAGCGGGTCCGCCACGGCTACGTCCCGGAGTCCGTCGTCTCCACCTGGTGA
- a CDS encoding gamma-glutamylcyclotransferase: MTSYAAYGTNLDPQRMGERCPHSPLQTTGWLTGWRLTFGGEEHGWDGALATIAPDPMSAVFVAVYDVSPLDEPMLDQWESADSGLYRRTKVRIATMAGEIVAWTYVLDAYEGGLPSASYLGVLADAAEAADAPADYVTGLRSRACRSTGL, translated from the coding sequence GTGACGTCGTACGCCGCCTACGGCACCAACCTCGACCCCCAGCGGATGGGCGAGCGGTGTCCGCACTCGCCGCTGCAGACCACCGGCTGGCTGACCGGCTGGCGGCTGACCTTCGGCGGCGAGGAGCACGGCTGGGACGGCGCCCTGGCGACGATCGCGCCCGACCCGATGAGCGCCGTGTTCGTCGCCGTGTACGACGTCAGTCCGCTGGACGAGCCGATGCTGGACCAGTGGGAGTCGGCCGACTCGGGGCTGTACCGGCGGACCAAGGTGCGGATCGCCACCATGGCCGGCGAGATCGTCGCCTGGACCTACGTGCTCGACGCCTACGAGGGCGGACTGCCGTCGGCGTCGTACCTCGGGGTGCTGGCGGACGCGGCGGAGGCCGCGGACGCGCCGGCGGACTACGTCACCGGGCTGCGCTCGCGCGCCTGCCGCTCGACCGGCCTCTGA
- a CDS encoding sugar ABC transporter permease produces MSTQQVPTTAPPIAPGEPGTPLLSRVVEGLGGKYRSIPVLLVLALIWLYFSSQNSAFLTSGNITTLTLQIVTTAILALGVVFVLLVGEIDLSSAMLSGVCATVTAQLAVKSEWPLWLAILGGIAVGVVFVLAEVLAVIFGVPSLIVTLGGMVILQGLLLVVLPPEFAINVAGTDYARISSTYLPSGWSLALGAAGWLIFCTTRYLGHRERGAGASSSALLSVGVPAVVSGVVIFGAVAVLSEGPGLPLPVLILVGMLLIAAYFTGRTRYGTHLYAVGGNREAAQRAGIPVSRMVIYSFLILGVCAAVAGMVEASRLLAVSNSSGGGPLMLNAIAAAVVGGVSLFGGRGTVWAALLGALVIGSINNGVQLLGMSTEVQSFATGGVLILAVAIDVVITRGSLLPNRR; encoded by the coding sequence ATGAGCACCCAGCAGGTCCCGACCACCGCCCCGCCGATCGCCCCGGGCGAGCCCGGAACCCCCCTGCTCTCACGCGTGGTCGAGGGGCTCGGGGGCAAGTACCGCAGCATCCCGGTGCTGCTGGTGCTCGCGCTGATCTGGCTGTACTTCTCCTCGCAGAACTCGGCCTTCCTCACCTCCGGCAACATCACCACCCTGACCCTCCAGATCGTGACCACCGCGATCCTGGCGCTGGGCGTCGTCTTCGTGCTGCTGGTCGGCGAGATCGACCTGTCCTCCGCGATGCTCTCCGGCGTCTGCGCGACCGTCACGGCCCAGCTCGCGGTCAAGAGCGAGTGGCCACTGTGGCTGGCCATCCTCGGCGGCATCGCCGTCGGTGTGGTCTTCGTCCTGGCCGAGGTGCTCGCGGTCATCTTCGGTGTGCCGTCGCTGATCGTGACGCTCGGCGGCATGGTCATCCTGCAGGGTCTCCTGCTGGTGGTGCTGCCGCCCGAGTTCGCGATCAACGTGGCCGGCACCGACTACGCGCGGATCTCGTCGACCTATCTTCCCTCCGGCTGGAGCCTGGCCCTCGGGGCGGCGGGCTGGCTGATCTTCTGCACGACCCGCTACCTCGGCCACCGCGAGCGCGGCGCCGGCGCCTCGTCCTCCGCCCTGCTGTCCGTCGGCGTGCCCGCCGTCGTCAGCGGCGTGGTCATCTTCGGCGCCGTCGCCGTGCTGAGCGAGGGACCCGGGCTCCCGCTGCCGGTGCTGATCCTGGTCGGGATGCTGCTGATCGCTGCGTACTTCACCGGGCGGACCCGCTACGGCACGCACCTGTACGCCGTCGGCGGCAACCGGGAGGCCGCGCAGCGGGCGGGCATCCCCGTCTCCCGCATGGTGATCTACTCCTTCCTCATCCTCGGCGTGTGCGCCGCGGTGGCCGGCATGGTCGAGGCGTCGCGGCTGCTCGCCGTCTCCAACTCGTCGGGCGGCGGGCCACTGATGCTCAACGCGATCGCGGCCGCGGTGGTGGGCGGCGTGAGCCTGTTCGGCGGCCGGGGAACGGTGTGGGCCGCACTGTTGGGTGCCCTGGTGATCGGGTCGATCAACAACGGCGTCCAGCTCCTGGGGATGTCCACCGAAGTGCAGAGCTTCGCGACCGGTGGGGTCCTTATCCTTGCTGTTGCGATCGACGTCGTGATCACTCGCGGGTCACTGCTGCCGAACCGCCGATGA
- a CDS encoding acetoacetate--CoA ligase, with protein sequence MTVEAAWLPTDAQIDSSRVVDFARWLGTEGIVDLSDPRDFRELQAWSAAEPALFWEAVARYFGVDFATEATEVLSSSEMPGARWFQGATLNFAREMLKHGAAEREAVILVRDDGHRESITFGQLRDQVAAVAGALADRGIGQGDRIVAYLPNCLEGVVAFLASATLGAVWSQTGMDYAPTAAMDRLGQLDPTVFIAGTGYLFKGEQQDRREAVAELRVLLPVDALVVSVETGGVARDDTTPCDVAWEQLQRFSKPVAAPLDVPFDHPLWVLFTSGTTGRPKGIVHGHGGALLEQLVSPGFHMGVDEADVFFWFTTPNWMMWNAQVCGLLHGATIVLFDGSPTHPDTGLLWRVVQDLGVTVFGTSPGYLQACARDGLEPGRDLDLSTLELIGVTGSVLPASSNHWVRDHVRADLQVGSMSGGTDIVGIFVASAPNLPVYDGEISGTALGVALEVWDERGDRLPDGQTGEMVITRPMPSMPIAFWDDPEGERYRDAYFDVFPGVWRHGDAITITERGTIMIHGRTDSTLNRNGVRLGSAEIYEALESLPEVLDSLVVGVELAEGGYWMPLFVVTEDGQDDAALRTRIVETIAGRTSRRHVPDEIIVAPALPRTRTGKRLEVPVKRMLQGTSPRRVTSTGAVDDVDALQWLIDFARKRNGASATATTVLPTDTYEDWRIYHEQDLPRVLAAALDVFAEKGYHGTTTRQLADRSGLSVPGIYHHYKAKQDILFDLMMVIVDELVERSRFAVAQADDDPRAQFDALVSSMLLFHVYRRKGAIVSTSELRSLESGNRRKYLDRRDELQALLDQIIERGVGAGVFHTPYPGDAGRAIASMCAGVATWYRPDAPLSFDPLLDRYLSIAEAIVGLH encoded by the coding sequence GTGACTGTCGAGGCGGCCTGGCTGCCCACAGACGCCCAGATCGACAGCTCTCGGGTGGTCGACTTCGCTCGCTGGCTCGGCACGGAGGGCATCGTCGACCTGAGTGACCCGCGTGACTTCCGCGAGCTGCAGGCCTGGTCGGCCGCCGAGCCCGCGCTCTTCTGGGAGGCGGTCGCCCGCTACTTCGGGGTCGACTTCGCCACCGAGGCCACCGAGGTGCTCTCGTCCTCGGAGATGCCGGGTGCCCGCTGGTTCCAGGGGGCCACCTTGAACTTCGCGCGGGAGATGCTCAAGCACGGCGCCGCCGAGCGGGAGGCGGTCATCCTGGTGCGCGACGACGGCCACCGCGAGTCGATCACGTTCGGCCAGCTCCGCGACCAGGTCGCCGCGGTCGCCGGGGCGCTCGCGGACCGCGGCATCGGGCAGGGCGACCGGATCGTCGCCTACCTGCCGAACTGCCTCGAGGGCGTCGTCGCCTTCCTGGCCTCCGCCACCCTGGGCGCCGTCTGGTCGCAGACCGGGATGGACTACGCGCCGACCGCCGCGATGGACCGGCTCGGCCAGCTGGACCCGACGGTCTTCATCGCCGGGACGGGCTATCTGTTCAAGGGCGAGCAGCAGGATCGCCGCGAGGCCGTGGCGGAGCTGCGGGTGCTGCTGCCCGTCGACGCGCTGGTCGTCTCGGTCGAGACGGGCGGCGTCGCCCGCGACGACACCACGCCCTGCGATGTCGCCTGGGAGCAGCTCCAGCGGTTCAGCAAGCCGGTCGCGGCGCCGCTCGACGTCCCGTTCGACCACCCACTGTGGGTCCTGTTCACCTCCGGCACCACCGGGCGCCCCAAGGGCATCGTGCACGGGCACGGCGGTGCCCTCCTGGAGCAGCTGGTGTCCCCCGGCTTCCACATGGGGGTCGACGAGGCCGACGTCTTCTTCTGGTTCACCACGCCCAACTGGATGATGTGGAACGCCCAGGTCTGCGGCCTCCTCCACGGCGCCACGATCGTGCTCTTCGACGGCAGCCCGACCCATCCCGACACCGGGCTGCTGTGGCGCGTCGTCCAGGACCTCGGCGTCACGGTGTTCGGCACCAGCCCGGGCTACCTCCAGGCGTGCGCGCGCGACGGGCTCGAGCCGGGCCGCGATCTCGACCTGTCCACGCTCGAGCTGATCGGCGTGACCGGCTCGGTCCTGCCGGCCAGCAGCAACCACTGGGTCCGCGACCACGTGCGCGCCGACCTCCAGGTCGGCTCGATGAGCGGTGGCACCGACATCGTCGGCATCTTCGTCGCCAGCGCCCCCAACCTCCCCGTCTACGACGGGGAGATCAGCGGCACCGCGCTGGGCGTGGCCCTCGAGGTCTGGGACGAGCGGGGCGACCGGCTGCCCGACGGTCAGACCGGAGAGATGGTGATCACCCGGCCGATGCCCTCGATGCCGATCGCCTTCTGGGACGACCCCGAGGGCGAGCGCTACCGCGACGCGTACTTCGACGTCTTCCCCGGCGTCTGGCGCCACGGGGACGCGATCACGATCACCGAGCGCGGCACGATCATGATCCACGGCCGCACCGACTCCACGCTGAACCGCAACGGCGTGCGCCTGGGCAGCGCCGAGATCTACGAGGCGTTGGAGTCCCTGCCCGAGGTGCTCGACAGCCTGGTGGTCGGGGTCGAGCTCGCCGAGGGCGGCTACTGGATGCCGCTGTTCGTGGTGACCGAGGACGGGCAGGACGACGCCGCGCTGCGCACCCGCATCGTGGAGACGATCGCGGGCCGAACCTCCCGCCGGCACGTCCCGGACGAGATCATCGTCGCCCCCGCACTGCCCCGCACCCGCACCGGCAAGCGCCTGGAGGTGCCGGTCAAGAGGATGCTGCAGGGCACCTCGCCGCGCCGGGTCACCAGCACCGGGGCCGTCGACGACGTCGACGCTCTGCAGTGGTTGATCGACTTCGCCCGCAAGCGCAACGGCGCCTCCGCGACCGCCACGACGGTGCTGCCGACCGACACCTACGAGGACTGGCGGATCTATCACGAGCAGGATCTGCCCCGGGTCCTCGCCGCCGCGCTCGACGTGTTCGCCGAGAAGGGCTACCACGGCACCACGACCCGTCAGCTCGCCGACCGCTCCGGCCTGTCGGTGCCGGGCATCTACCACCACTACAAGGCGAAGCAGGACATCCTCTTCGACCTGATGATGGTCATCGTCGACGAGCTGGTCGAGCGCAGCCGGTTCGCGGTGGCGCAGGCGGACGACGACCCGCGCGCCCAGTTCGACGCCCTCGTGTCGAGCATGCTGCTGTTCCACGTCTACCGCCGCAAGGGCGCCATCGTGTCCACCAGCGAGCTGCGGAGCCTCGAGTCCGGCAACCGGCGCAAGTACCTCGACCGGCGCGACGAGCTGCAGGCCCTGCTCGACCAGATCATCGAGCGCGGTGTCGGCGCCGGCGTGTTCCACACGCCCTACCCCGGCGACGCGGGCCGAGCGATCGCGTCGATGTGTGCCGGCGTGGCGACCTGGTACCGCCCCGACGCACCGCTGAGCTTCGACCCGCTGCTCGACCGCTACCTCTCGATCGCCGAGGCGATCGTCGGGCTCCACTGA
- a CDS encoding sugar ABC transporter substrate-binding protein — translation MQGSRKVRAKVGLVAIVAGLSLVTAACGGDDGGSSADGSSSGKKLVYFMAPNTTPTRYIQQDGPDFEKAMKALDPDVEVKFVNGGGDSATQLSQANSAIAAGAKALVVVAADPNTSAGLLQAAAAAKVPVIGYENPPLNGPMYAQVIFDPYKVGIQQAEYFKSRVEAGAFGSGPVDLARQYGNKGDVYTTEMLRGQDEILKPLIDDGTLNVVCEDYIKDWAPDNAQKAAEQCLTKTQSSLDAFLGFYDGNASGIIAALKGQKAEIPVYGGQNPELTGLQYMLTGDQEDTVLKAFSVEAEAAAKITLAAISGEEPPSDLVQDEVNNGTDDIPTAKLDTTLIHLEDGKDPGEIVQQAVDLGIFTWEQICDGGPAESTPTCQAKVG, via the coding sequence ATGCAAGGCAGTAGAAAGGTCCGGGCCAAGGTCGGCCTCGTCGCGATCGTGGCCGGGCTGAGCCTGGTGACGGCCGCGTGCGGCGGTGACGACGGTGGCTCGTCCGCGGACGGCTCGTCCTCGGGCAAGAAGCTCGTCTACTTCATGGCGCCGAACACCACCCCCACCCGCTACATCCAGCAGGACGGCCCGGACTTCGAGAAGGCCATGAAGGCGCTCGACCCCGACGTCGAGGTGAAGTTCGTCAACGGCGGCGGCGACTCCGCGACCCAGCTGTCGCAGGCGAACTCGGCGATCGCGGCCGGGGCCAAGGCGCTCGTCGTCGTGGCGGCCGACCCCAACACGAGCGCCGGCCTGCTCCAGGCGGCCGCGGCGGCCAAGGTCCCTGTGATCGGCTACGAGAACCCGCCGCTCAACGGCCCGATGTACGCCCAGGTGATCTTCGACCCCTACAAGGTCGGCATCCAGCAGGCGGAGTACTTCAAGAGCCGGGTCGAGGCCGGCGCCTTCGGCAGTGGCCCCGTCGACCTCGCCCGCCAGTACGGCAACAAGGGCGACGTCTACACGACCGAGATGCTCCGGGGGCAGGACGAGATCCTGAAGCCCCTCATCGACGACGGCACCCTGAACGTCGTCTGCGAGGACTACATCAAGGACTGGGCGCCCGACAACGCCCAGAAGGCCGCCGAGCAGTGCCTGACCAAGACGCAGAGCAGCCTCGACGCCTTCCTCGGCTTCTACGACGGCAACGCGTCCGGGATCATCGCCGCTCTCAAGGGCCAGAAGGCCGAGATCCCCGTGTACGGCGGCCAGAACCCCGAGCTGACCGGCCTCCAGTACATGCTGACCGGAGACCAGGAGGACACCGTCCTCAAGGCATTCTCCGTGGAGGCCGAGGCCGCCGCGAAGATCACGCTGGCCGCCATCAGCGGCGAGGAGCCGCCGTCCGACCTGGTCCAGGACGAGGTGAACAACGGGACGGACGACATCCCGACGGCCAAGCTCGACACCACGCTGATCCACCTCGAGGACGGCAAGGACCCGGGCGAGATCGTGCAGCAGGCGGTCGATCTCGGCATCTTCACCTGGGAGCAGATCTGCGACGGCGGCCCCGCCGAGAGCACACCCACCTGCCAGGCGAAGGTCGGCTGA
- a CDS encoding ATP-binding cassette domain-containing protein → MPDAGELLLQLSQVSKYFGGVRALHEVDLELHRGEVVALVGDNGAGKSTLIKVISGVEHPDSGTIHVRGEAVRLENPRAAQSAGIHTVHQDLSLCDNLDAVRNLYLGQELTGGLLRGRPLSRHRMEVEARRVLDSLAVKLRSLTTPVGGLSGGQRQGIAICRALISDPSLVLLDEPTAALGVTQRAEVLDLILRLKSQHRGVLVISHDLKDVQEVADRVVVMRLGCKVAEFERGLYTSSDLIAAITGAHEAPLTVEGIR, encoded by the coding sequence ATGCCCGACGCAGGTGAGCTGCTGCTGCAGCTGAGCCAGGTCTCCAAGTACTTCGGCGGCGTCCGCGCGCTGCACGAGGTCGACCTCGAGCTCCACCGCGGGGAGGTCGTCGCCCTGGTGGGCGACAACGGAGCCGGCAAGTCCACCCTCATCAAGGTCATCTCCGGAGTGGAGCATCCTGACTCGGGCACGATCCACGTCCGCGGGGAGGCGGTGCGCCTCGAGAATCCGCGGGCGGCGCAGAGCGCAGGGATCCACACGGTCCACCAGGACCTGTCGCTGTGTGACAACCTCGACGCCGTCCGCAACCTCTACCTGGGCCAGGAGCTCACCGGCGGTCTGCTGCGCGGTCGCCCGCTGAGCCGGCACCGGATGGAGGTCGAAGCGCGCAGGGTCCTCGACAGCCTGGCCGTGAAGCTGCGCTCACTCACCACGCCCGTCGGCGGCCTGTCCGGCGGGCAGCGGCAGGGCATCGCCATCTGCCGGGCGCTCATCTCGGACCCCAGCCTGGTCCTCCTGGACGAGCCCACCGCCGCGCTCGGCGTCACGCAGCGGGCCGAGGTGCTCGATCTGATCCTCCGCCTGAAGTCCCAGCACCGCGGTGTGCTGGTCATCTCGCACGATCTCAAGGACGTGCAGGAGGTCGCGGACCGGGTCGTCGTCATGCGACTGGGCTGCAAGGTCGCCGAGTTCGAGCGCGGTCTCTACACCTCCAGCGACCTGATCGCCGCCATCACCGGAGCCCACGAGGCTCCGCTCACCGTCGAGGGCATCCGATGA